The Mesorhizobium sp. NBSH29 genome has a segment encoding these proteins:
- a CDS encoding rcc01693 family protein has product MKAAAGYEGKAFPWADVMATGLGLLRLSPKDFWSMTPREFERAVSALRPTRTDPMCGLELSELMRRFPDEGDLAWPKT; this is encoded by the coding sequence TGCGGGCTATGAAGGAAAAGCCTTTCCATGGGCCGACGTCATGGCAACGGGGCTCGGCCTGCTGCGGCTTTCACCAAAAGATTTCTGGTCGATGACACCGCGCGAATTCGAACGTGCGGTAAGCGCGCTCCGCCCGACGCGGACAGACCCAATGTGCGGCTTGGAACTCTCTGAGCTGATGCGCCGCTTTCCCGATGAAGGAGACCTCGCTTGGCCGAAGACGTAA
- a CDS encoding phage tail tape measure protein, with protein sequence MAEDVTVSINADTAPFEVALKNLEKLSQGFGAQLTSALKGAVVSGRDLDDVLRRVAMNLAGMALSQGMQPLQSLTGSVLSKIMGGLSGILPFAKGGVPGSVVPFASGGVVSAPSYFPMGKNVGLMGEAGAEAILPLQRSADGRLGVASSGGGGGVNVVFNVTAQDAASFRKSEAQITGMLARAVSRGSRTL encoded by the coding sequence TTGGCCGAAGACGTAACAGTTTCTATCAACGCTGACACAGCTCCCTTCGAAGTCGCGCTCAAAAATCTTGAAAAGCTCTCGCAGGGGTTTGGCGCGCAGCTGACAAGCGCGCTGAAGGGCGCGGTGGTGAGTGGCCGCGACCTCGACGATGTGCTGCGCCGCGTTGCCATGAACCTCGCCGGCATGGCGCTGAGCCAAGGCATGCAGCCGCTGCAATCGCTGACGGGTTCGGTGCTGTCGAAAATCATGGGCGGCCTCTCGGGCATTTTGCCCTTTGCCAAGGGCGGCGTTCCGGGTTCCGTGGTGCCTTTTGCCTCTGGCGGCGTGGTCTCGGCGCCAAGCTACTTTCCGATGGGAAAAAATGTCGGACTGATGGGCGAGGCCGGCGCCGAGGCGATCTTGCCGCTTCAACGCTCTGCTGACGGACGTCTCGGTGTCGCCTCGTCCGGCGGTGGGGGCGGTGTCAATGTCGTGTTCAACGTGACCGCGCAGGACGCCGCTTCCTTCCGCAAATCCGAAGCCCAGATCACCGGCATGCTGGCCCGCGCCGTTTCGCGTGGCTCACGCACGCTTTAA
- a CDS encoding DUF2460 domain-containing protein yields MPDLASFHDVLFPSPISFGATGGPERRNEIVQMTSGRERRNSRFAHSRRHYDAGTGVRSLEDLYDVLAFFEARRGSLHGFRFRDPFDSKSCRPADAISFTDQSIGTGNGTTQRFALAKTYGSGADAYARAIVKPVAGSVRVAVNGVERSTPSGFTLDATTGEIVFPGGQIPASGTAITAGFQFDVPVRFDTERIEISLSAFKAGQIPSIPLVEVTP; encoded by the coding sequence ATGCCCGACCTTGCAAGCTTTCATGATGTGCTGTTTCCGTCCCCGATTTCTTTTGGCGCGACCGGTGGCCCGGAGCGGCGCAACGAAATCGTCCAGATGACATCCGGGCGAGAGCGCCGCAATTCCCGCTTTGCCCATTCGCGCAGGCATTACGATGCCGGAACCGGCGTGCGCTCGCTGGAGGACCTCTATGATGTGCTGGCCTTCTTCGAGGCACGGCGTGGCTCGCTGCACGGCTTTCGCTTTCGTGATCCGTTTGACAGCAAATCGTGCCGGCCGGCCGATGCGATTTCGTTCACCGATCAATCCATCGGTACCGGCAACGGGACCACGCAGCGCTTTGCGCTTGCAAAAACCTATGGCAGTGGCGCCGACGCTTATGCACGCGCCATCGTAAAGCCGGTGGCAGGAAGCGTGCGGGTGGCGGTTAACGGAGTTGAACGCAGCACGCCCTCAGGTTTTACGCTGGATGCGACGACAGGCGAGATTGTCTTTCCCGGCGGGCAAATCCCGGCATCGGGCACTGCAATCACCGCAGGTTTCCAGTTCGACGTTCCGGTGCGTTTTGACACCGAGCGCATCGAGATCAGCCTCAGCGCCTTCAAGGCCGGGCAGATCCCCTCCATTCCGCTCGTTGAGGTGACGCCATGA